Proteins encoded together in one Halalkaliarchaeum sp. AArc-CO window:
- a CDS encoding phosphate uptake regulator PhoU, producing METRKVQRLGPSTLAMTLPAEWTKEHGVDKGDEVSIRIGGKGTLTVLPQSTSTEESEATIHADALDADALERAIVAQYVLGRRVIHVRQSEGALESDHINAVYKAETQLMGLGVIEETPESIAIRCSVDPEDFTLDNLLERLENTGSTMRGEAVKALAHGNPDLAQRALNRERQANKIFVLMLRLIFTAYQNPNLCRAVGLDSGFPLIGYRSVAKNLELTADNAEDIADIVLEIDGHTLDIDSGTMRQIREFTDGVDDLTRLAVRSVVERDYDLTIECRELFRGLADREREILDDLPELSNQELLHVREVLVSLQQTAQYAMRNAEIAANLALNEESEHVEIR from the coding sequence ATGGAAACGAGGAAGGTGCAACGGCTCGGTCCATCGACGCTCGCGATGACCCTGCCGGCAGAGTGGACCAAGGAACACGGCGTCGACAAGGGGGACGAGGTGTCGATCCGGATCGGCGGCAAGGGAACGTTGACAGTGCTGCCACAGTCGACGAGCACCGAGGAGTCGGAGGCGACGATTCACGCTGACGCACTCGACGCGGACGCGCTAGAGCGGGCGATCGTCGCCCAGTACGTACTCGGCCGGCGGGTGATCCACGTCCGCCAATCGGAGGGGGCACTCGAAAGCGACCACATCAACGCCGTATACAAGGCCGAAACCCAGCTGATGGGGCTCGGCGTCATCGAGGAAACTCCCGAAAGCATCGCCATCAGGTGTTCGGTCGATCCCGAGGACTTCACCCTGGACAACCTCCTCGAGCGCCTGGAAAACACCGGCTCGACGATGCGCGGCGAGGCGGTGAAGGCGCTTGCACACGGCAATCCGGACCTCGCACAGCGCGCGCTCAATCGCGAGCGACAGGCGAACAAGATCTTCGTGCTCATGTTGCGTCTGATCTTCACCGCCTACCAGAACCCCAACCTCTGTCGTGCGGTGGGGCTGGACTCGGGGTTCCCCCTGATCGGCTACCGTTCGGTCGCGAAGAACCTCGAACTCACCGCGGACAACGCGGAGGACATCGCCGACATCGTACTGGAGATCGACGGACACACTCTCGACATCGACAGCGGGACGATGCGACAGATCCGCGAGTTCACGGACGGCGTCGACGATCTCACGCGCCTCGCCGTCCGGTCGGTCGTGGAACGCGACTACGATCTCACGATCGAGTGTCGGGAACTGTTTCGGGGGCTCGCCGACCGCGAGCGAGAAATCCTCGACGACCTTCCCGAACTGTCCAACCAGGAGTTGCTCCACGTCCGGGAGGTACTGGTGAGCCTCCAGCAGACCGCCCAGTACGCGATGCGCAACGCCGAGATCGCGGCGAACCTCGCGCTCAACGAGGAATCGGAACACGTCGAGATCAGGTAG
- a CDS encoding ATP-NAD kinase family protein yields MHVGVVVNPIAGMGGRVGLKGTDGKVQEARDRGAEPRAPNRARRALSRLAQLDPDVRVSTVADPMGESLVREAGLDPDVVAEPSVAFGDTPAADDAYAQSETSAEDTRRAVEAFLKGGVDLVLFVGGDGTAADVAEALEGTDTPMLGVPAGVKVYSSVFAVSPEDAAAVAVSFERTERREVMDIDEDEYREGEVNPELRAIARVPVAEDLQSSKQLGGGTVESLAEGFAADVREGVTYVLGPGSTLGAIKEELGFEGSPLGVDVWRDGEVLARDATEDEILDCLGERNVVVVTPIGGQGFVLGRGNPQLSPAVIRQSDLEVVASRRKLDDLRVLRVDTDDPELDASLRGWIRVRVGAYETRMMKIV; encoded by the coding sequence ATGCACGTCGGCGTCGTCGTAAACCCAATCGCGGGGATGGGCGGTCGGGTCGGACTGAAAGGCACCGATGGAAAGGTACAGGAGGCGCGCGACCGGGGCGCAGAGCCACGGGCGCCGAACCGGGCGCGCCGCGCGCTGTCACGGCTCGCCCAACTCGATCCCGACGTCCGGGTGTCGACCGTCGCGGACCCGATGGGCGAGTCCCTCGTTCGAGAGGCGGGCCTCGATCCCGACGTGGTAGCTGAACCGTCAGTCGCGTTCGGCGACACACCGGCGGCAGACGACGCGTACGCCCAGTCGGAAACCTCCGCCGAGGATACTCGACGGGCGGTCGAGGCGTTTCTAAAAGGGGGCGTGGATCTGGTGTTGTTCGTCGGTGGCGACGGCACCGCCGCCGACGTCGCCGAAGCCCTCGAGGGGACCGACACGCCGATGCTGGGCGTTCCGGCGGGCGTGAAAGTGTACTCCTCGGTGTTTGCGGTCTCCCCGGAGGATGCCGCCGCGGTCGCAGTCTCCTTCGAGCGCACAGAACGCCGGGAGGTGATGGACATCGACGAAGACGAGTACCGCGAGGGCGAGGTGAACCCGGAGCTGCGGGCGATCGCCCGCGTCCCGGTCGCCGAGGACCTCCAGTCGTCGAAACAGCTCGGCGGCGGTACCGTCGAGTCGCTCGCGGAAGGGTTCGCCGCCGACGTCAGAGAGGGCGTCACCTACGTGCTCGGACCGGGATCGACCCTGGGAGCGATCAAAGAGGAGCTGGGCTTCGAGGGATCGCCGCTGGGGGTCGACGTCTGGCGGGACGGCGAGGTGCTCGCCCGCGACGCCACCGAAGACGAGATCCTGGACTGCCTCGGAGAGCGGAACGTCGTGGTCGTCACCCCGATCGGCGGCCAGGGGTTCGTCCTCGGCCGTGGCAATCCACAGCTATCGCCCGCGGTGATCCGGCAAAGCGACCTCGAGGTCGTCGCTTCCCGCCGGAAGCTCGATGACCTGCGTGTACTCCGGGTCGACACCGACGACCCCGAACTCGACGCGTCGCTCCGCGGGTGGATCCGGGTTCGCGTGGGCGCCTACGAGACGCGAATGATGAAAATAGTCTGA
- a CDS encoding phosphoribosyltransferase, translating to MSDLPEEFSCTVTNWEYIYGLCRSVSEQVTEDQFEPDVIVALARGGWFAGRCLCDFLGLDDLASLKMEHYVGTAEKADEPQVRYPMPEGSVEGKDVLIIDDIADTGGSIKRAHEYVNERNPGEVKTATLQLLQTSEFEPDFVGEQLEEWTWIVYPWNFIEDMIDLISGVMEKAEEDTFDREAIRHYLSAYHEVDRIEMEIAQPDRLDEVLAEMERRGVVERVTGTLEDDGNDPRWRLTD from the coding sequence ATGAGCGACCTCCCGGAGGAGTTCAGCTGCACCGTCACCAACTGGGAGTACATCTACGGGCTCTGTCGGAGCGTCTCTGAACAGGTCACGGAGGACCAGTTCGAGCCGGACGTCATCGTCGCGCTCGCGCGTGGCGGGTGGTTCGCGGGTCGGTGTCTGTGTGACTTTCTCGGGCTGGACGACCTCGCCAGCCTCAAGATGGAACACTACGTCGGCACCGCCGAGAAGGCCGACGAACCGCAGGTCCGGTATCCCATGCCCGAGGGAAGCGTCGAAGGGAAGGACGTGCTCATCATCGACGACATCGCCGACACCGGCGGGTCGATAAAACGCGCCCACGAGTACGTCAACGAGCGCAACCCCGGTGAGGTCAAAACCGCGACCCTCCAGCTGCTTCAGACCAGCGAGTTCGAGCCGGATTTCGTCGGCGAGCAGCTCGAGGAGTGGACCTGGATCGTCTACCCGTGGAACTTCATCGAGGATATGATCGACCTCATCTCCGGCGTGATGGAGAAAGCCGAGGAGGACACCTTCGATCGGGAGGCGATCAGACACTACCTCTCGGCGTATCACGAAGTCGACCGGATCGAGATGGAGATCGCTCAGCCGGACCGGCTCGACGAGGTGCTCGCGGAGATGGAGCGGCGCGGTGTCGTCGAACGAGTCACAGGGACACTCGAGGACGACGGGAACGACCCGCGCTGGCGGCTGACCGACTGA